One segment of Thermosulfurimonas sp. F29 DNA contains the following:
- a CDS encoding manganese-dependent inorganic pyrophosphatase: MSKIYVAGHKSPDTDSICSAIGYAYLRNQLVKSGSPYCATHKEEAVAVRQGDLNPETEFVLKHFGVEVPELMTDGAGKKVVLVDHSERGQTLDNIDQAEIIAIIDHHKIGDITTPNPITFINMPTGCTASILKSLFDFFKVEIPREIAGILLAAILSDTVAFKSVTTTDFDKKAAEELAKIAGVDDIMAFAMEMFKAKSDVSGKSPRDLLYRDFKDYTMAGNKVGAGQIEVVSLDLLAEVKDAIYEEMQKVKAEGGYHTIVLMLTDIMKEGTELLVVTDDPGVIEKAFGKKLEGKSVWLDGVMSRKKQVVPPLEKAFGA, from the coding sequence ATGAGCAAGATCTATGTGGCCGGTCATAAGAGCCCGGATACGGATTCCATCTGTTCGGCTATAGGGTATGCCTATCTGCGGAATCAGCTGGTCAAGAGCGGCAGCCCCTACTGCGCCACTCACAAGGAAGAGGCCGTGGCGGTGCGGCAGGGAGATCTCAATCCCGAAACCGAGTTCGTGCTCAAGCACTTCGGGGTGGAGGTGCCCGAGCTCATGACCGATGGGGCGGGCAAGAAGGTGGTGCTGGTGGACCACAGCGAACGGGGTCAGACCCTGGACAACATTGACCAGGCCGAAATCATCGCCATCATCGACCATCACAAGATCGGAGACATCACCACCCCGAACCCCATCACCTTCATCAACATGCCCACCGGTTGCACGGCTTCCATCCTGAAGTCCCTCTTCGACTTTTTCAAGGTGGAGATTCCCAGGGAGATCGCCGGGATTCTGCTTGCGGCCATCCTTTCGGACACCGTGGCCTTCAAGTCCGTAACCACCACCGACTTTGACAAGAAGGCCGCCGAAGAGCTGGCCAAGATCGCCGGGGTGGACGACATCATGGCTTTCGCCATGGAGATGTTCAAGGCCAAGAGCGATGTCTCCGGCAAGTCCCCGCGGGATCTCCTTTACCGCGACTTCAAGGACTACACCATGGCCGGAAACAAGGTGGGTGCCGGTCAGATCGAGGTGGTGAGCCTGGATCTTCTGGCCGAGGTCAAGGACGCCATCTACGAGGAGATGCAGAAGGTCAAGGCCGAGGGAGGTTATCACACCATCGTGCTCATGCTCACCGACATCATGAAGGAGGGTACCGAACTCCTGGTGGTTACCGACGATCCTGGGGTGATCGAAAAGGCCTTCGGAAAGAAGCTCGAGGGCAAGAGCGTGTGGCTTGACGGGGTGATGAGCCGTAAGAAGCAGGTGGTGCCGCCGCTGGAGAAGGCCTTCGGCGCTTAA
- a CDS encoding sulfide-dependent adenosine diphosphate thiazole synthase, translated as MALDEVKITQAIVERFTEKLKSALDLDVAIVGAGPAGLTAAYKLAREGFKVAIFERKLSIGGGMWGGGMMFNEVVIQEEGARILQEVGVTVTHWRENYYTADSVEAVCALGYAARKAGALIFNLISVEDVMVREDRVAGLVINWTAVEMGGLHVDPLAVRSKYVIESTGHELSVLHVLQRKMGVKLMTPSGKIEGERSLWAEVAETTTLENTREVYPGLFVAGMAANATFGSFRMGPIFGGMLLSGEKVAREIAARLRGN; from the coding sequence ATGGCGCTTGACGAGGTGAAAATCACGCAGGCCATCGTGGAGAGATTTACCGAGAAGTTGAAGTCCGCCCTGGATCTGGATGTGGCCATCGTGGGGGCAGGGCCGGCGGGGCTTACCGCCGCCTACAAGCTGGCGCGAGAGGGTTTTAAAGTGGCGATCTTCGAGAGGAAGCTTTCCATCGGCGGCGGAATGTGGGGCGGAGGGATGATGTTCAACGAGGTGGTGATCCAGGAGGAGGGTGCCCGGATTCTTCAGGAGGTCGGAGTCACGGTGACCCACTGGCGGGAGAACTACTACACCGCGGATTCCGTGGAAGCGGTTTGCGCCCTGGGATACGCGGCCCGCAAGGCCGGAGCTCTGATCTTCAACCTCATCAGCGTGGAGGATGTCATGGTTCGGGAGGATAGGGTGGCCGGGCTGGTGATAAACTGGACCGCGGTGGAGATGGGCGGGCTCCATGTGGATCCCCTGGCCGTGCGCTCCAAGTATGTGATCGAGTCCACGGGGCACGAACTCTCGGTTCTTCATGTGCTTCAGCGCAAGATGGGGGTCAAGCTCATGACCCCCAGCGGAAAGATCGAGGGAGAGCGCTCGCTCTGGGCCGAGGTGGCCGAAACCACCACCCTTGAGAACACCCGGGAGGTCTATCCGGGTCTTTTCGTGGCCGGAATGGCTGCCAATGCCACCTTCGGTTCCTTCCGGATGGGCCCCATCTTCGGCGGCATGCTCCTTTCCGGGGAGAAGGTGGCCCGGGAGATCGCCGCGAGGTTACGCGGAAACTAA
- the nadC gene encoding carboxylating nicotinate-nucleotide diphosphorylase, giving the protein MPLDTFRIGEAVRRALEEDLSFGDLTTEALIPEELYGRAVIRAKEKLVVCGLPVAEEVFRTVDPELALKRRAGEGEEVPAGGVLLEVSGSVRSILKGERVALNFLQHLSGIATLTRRFVEAVAGLPVRIVDTRKTTPGLRYLEKYAVRVGGGHNHRFGLSEGILIKDNHIDACGGVRAAVETVRRAAPHVFRVEVEVRTLEELREALSAGAEVILLDNFSPQELREAVKLARSVKPEVLLEASGGISLDNVREFAETGVDIISVGRLTHSAPAVDIHLRLIETFSK; this is encoded by the coding sequence ATGCCTCTTGATACCTTCAGGATCGGAGAGGCCGTCCGGAGAGCTCTTGAGGAGGATCTTTCCTTCGGGGACCTCACTACCGAAGCCCTTATCCCGGAAGAACTTTACGGAAGGGCCGTAATCCGGGCCAAAGAGAAGCTGGTGGTCTGCGGTCTTCCGGTGGCGGAGGAGGTCTTTCGTACGGTGGATCCGGAGCTTGCGCTCAAAAGAAGGGCGGGGGAGGGGGAGGAGGTTCCGGCAGGAGGAGTGCTTCTCGAGGTTTCCGGGTCGGTGCGCTCCATCCTGAAGGGAGAAAGGGTGGCCCTAAACTTTCTTCAGCACCTTTCCGGCATCGCCACCCTGACCCGTCGTTTCGTGGAAGCCGTAGCCGGACTCCCGGTGCGCATCGTGGACACCCGAAAGACCACCCCGGGGTTGCGTTATCTGGAAAAGTACGCCGTGCGGGTGGGAGGGGGGCACAACCACAGATTCGGCCTTTCCGAGGGGATTCTCATCAAGGACAACCACATTGACGCCTGCGGAGGGGTACGGGCGGCGGTGGAGACGGTCCGCAGGGCCGCGCCCCATGTGTTTCGGGTGGAGGTGGAGGTGCGCACCCTAGAGGAACTGCGGGAGGCCCTTTCCGCCGGTGCGGAGGTGATCCTGCTGGATAACTTCTCTCCGCAGGAACTCCGCGAGGCGGTCAAACTGGCCCGATCCGTGAAACCGGAGGTCCTCCTCGAGGCCTCCGGGGGGATTTCCCTGGACAATGTCCGGGAATTCGCCGAAACCGGGGTGGACATCATCTCCGTGGGCCGACTCACCCATTCCGCCCCGGCCGTGGACATCCACCTCAGGCTGATCGAAACCTTTTCGAAGTAG
- a CDS encoding ATP-binding protein yields the protein MKKLPIGIQSFTVIRSENYYYVDKTPFVKKLVDEGKFYFLARPRRFGKSLFLDTLRQAFLGRRDLFEGLYLEHNWDWSVRYPVVHISFGAGVIKSTEELLETIDSILRRHAREENLSLSEKLYNKRFEELIVELYRKYDRPVVVLIDEYDKPILDNLENRELAVEIREHLKNLYSVLKEADPYLKLVFITGVSKFSKVSLFSGLNNLEDLTLHPDYATICGYTEEELQTVFADRLKDFDLDEIRRWYNGYNFLGEPVYNPFDILLCLKSGLFRPYWFETGTPSFLIKLLYEKRFFLPDLEHLEAGESLIASFDVDYIEPEPLLFQTGYLTINEVRRRGPRTTYLLSYPNLEVRISFNDHLLNWYTRVPAEKERNLDRVYLALEKNDLEGLKRAFRSFFASIPHDWYRKSEVQNYEGYYASIFYAYFCALGLEVRVEEASSHGRLDMAVVFDDRAYLFEFKVVELEPEGRALETLKARNYHEKYLGRFCEVYIVGVEFSRTDRNIVGFQWERIK from the coding sequence ATGAAAAAACTCCCCATAGGCATCCAGAGCTTTACGGTCATCCGCTCCGAAAACTACTACTATGTGGACAAGACCCCTTTCGTTAAAAAACTCGTGGACGAGGGAAAGTTCTACTTCCTGGCCCGGCCGAGGCGTTTCGGGAAATCGCTCTTTCTCGACACCCTCCGCCAGGCCTTCCTGGGACGCCGGGACCTTTTCGAGGGGCTCTACCTCGAACACAACTGGGACTGGTCCGTCCGTTACCCCGTCGTCCACATCTCCTTCGGGGCCGGGGTCATAAAGTCCACAGAGGAATTGCTCGAAACCATAGATTCCATTCTTCGCCGACACGCCCGGGAGGAAAACCTGTCCCTTTCCGAAAAACTCTACAACAAACGCTTCGAGGAGCTCATCGTCGAACTATATCGAAAGTACGATCGTCCGGTGGTGGTCCTCATAGACGAATACGACAAACCCATCCTCGATAACCTCGAAAACCGGGAGCTCGCCGTCGAAATCCGTGAACACCTCAAAAACCTCTACTCCGTCCTCAAGGAGGCCGACCCCTACCTCAAACTGGTCTTCATCACCGGGGTCTCCAAGTTCTCCAAGGTCTCCCTGTTTTCCGGTCTCAACAACCTGGAGGACCTCACCCTTCATCCCGACTACGCCACCATCTGCGGCTACACGGAGGAGGAATTGCAGACCGTCTTCGCCGACCGTCTCAAGGACTTCGACCTTGACGAAATCCGCCGCTGGTACAACGGCTACAACTTCCTGGGGGAGCCCGTTTACAACCCCTTCGACATCCTGCTCTGCCTCAAGTCCGGCCTCTTTCGCCCCTACTGGTTCGAGACCGGCACCCCCTCCTTCCTCATAAAGCTCCTCTACGAAAAACGCTTCTTCCTCCCCGATCTCGAACACCTCGAGGCCGGAGAGTCCCTCATCGCCTCCTTCGATGTGGACTACATCGAACCCGAACCCCTCCTCTTCCAGACCGGTTACCTCACCATCAACGAAGTCCGCCGCAGAGGACCCCGCACCACTTACCTCCTCTCCTACCCCAACCTGGAGGTCCGCATCAGCTTCAACGATCACCTCCTCAACTGGTACACCAGAGTCCCGGCGGAAAAGGAGCGCAACCTGGATCGGGTCTATCTGGCCCTGGAGAAAAACGACCTCGAAGGCCTTAAGCGGGCCTTCCGCTCCTTTTTCGCTTCCATCCCGCACGACTGGTACCGCAAATCCGAAGTCCAGAACTACGAGGGCTACTACGCCTCCATCTTTTACGCCTACTTCTGCGCCCTGGGCCTTGAGGTGCGGGTGGAGGAGGCCTCAAGCCACGGACGGCTGGACATGGCCGTGGTCTTTGACGACCGGGCCTACCTCTTCGAGTTCAAGGTGGTGGAGCTTGAGCCGGAGGGCCGGGCCCTTGAAACCCTTAAAGCCCGTAACTATCACGAAAAATACCTCGGGCGCTTCTGTGAGGTCTATATCGTGGGCGTGGAGTTCAGCCGCACCGACCGCAACATCGTCGGTTTCCAGTGGGAACGGATTAAGTGA
- a CDS encoding CFI-box-CTERM domain-containing protein, with protein sequence MVRNAGGADLNITEVSITGTDASEFSISVDHCNGTTLNPGGNCTITVAFSPESAGSKNATLEITSNDPDEGTVLVALSGTGAVVTHTVRIEKHGTGFAEISGNMTCELEHSACTATFEEGAEITIEVQPEDSTFLGWGGDCENCENNTQCTITVDADKTCTVQVRAEHELNIDEDEEGDCGVEAEGGTVENATAEDVASEVENDLTAKLPNMRISDDYPRMLQVRVSVTSTEPVVLRWRFDPPLPEDIVPYKYANGTFYNLSGNLTADRTLLELVIEDNGPFDANATEGVIEDPIVFLEPAAAAGAVAAGGGGGGGGGCFIATAAYGSYLEPHVVALRKFRDRYLLTNPLGRWFVALYYRYSPPVAAVIAAHESLRLATRVALTPLVLGVEHPWAALAFLLLLGVALAGLLIYRR encoded by the coding sequence GTGGTGCGGAATGCGGGCGGGGCGGACCTCAACATCACCGAGGTTTCCATCACCGGAACGGACGCCTCGGAGTTTTCCATCTCGGTGGACCACTGCAACGGCACCACTCTTAACCCGGGCGGAAACTGTACGATAACCGTGGCCTTTTCCCCTGAAAGTGCCGGCTCCAAAAATGCTACCTTGGAGATCACCTCCAACGACCCGGACGAGGGCACGGTTTTGGTGGCCCTTTCCGGGACCGGGGCGGTGGTGACCCATACGGTGCGGATCGAGAAGCACGGTACGGGATTCGCCGAGATTTCCGGGAACATGACCTGCGAGCTCGAGCACTCGGCCTGTACCGCCACCTTTGAGGAGGGAGCAGAGATCACAATTGAAGTGCAGCCGGAGGACTCCACCTTCCTGGGCTGGGGCGGTGATTGTGAGAATTGTGAAAATAATACCCAGTGCACCATCACGGTAGATGCGGACAAGACCTGTACGGTTCAGGTCAGGGCCGAGCACGAGCTGAATATCGACGAGGATGAGGAGGGTGACTGCGGAGTGGAGGCCGAGGGCGGAACGGTGGAGAACGCCACCGCCGAAGATGTGGCTTCGGAGGTGGAGAACGACCTGACTGCCAAGCTTCCGAACATGAGGATATCGGACGATTATCCCAGGATGCTCCAGGTGCGGGTGTCCGTTACCAGTACCGAGCCGGTGGTGCTCCGGTGGCGATTCGATCCGCCGCTGCCGGAGGACATCGTGCCCTACAAGTACGCGAACGGCACCTTCTACAACCTGAGCGGCAACCTCACCGCGGACCGCACGCTTCTTGAGCTCGTGATCGAGGACAACGGCCCGTTTGACGCTAACGCCACGGAGGGCGTGATCGAAGACCCGATCGTGTTCCTTGAGCCGGCTGCGGCGGCGGGAGCGGTGGCCGCCGGAGGAGGCGGTGGAGGAGGCGGCGGATGTTTCATCGCCACCGCGGCCTACGGTTCGTATCTCGAGCCGCATGTGGTGGCGCTGAGGAAGTTCCGCGACCGGTATCTTTTGACCAATCCCCTCGGCCGCTGGTTCGTGGCCCTCTACTACCGGTATTCACCGCCGGTGGCCGCGGTGATCGCGGCGCACGAGAGCCTGCGACTGGCCACGCGCGTGGCGCTCACGCCGCTCGTCCTGGGGGTGGAGCACCCCTGGGCCGCTCTGGCCTTCCTGCTTCTGCTCGGGGTGGCTCTTGCGGGTCTTTTGATTTACCGGCGGTAA